CATGTGACGGGTTTGATCGCTTTGGCCATGTCCTGCAACCCGGACCTCAAGAACAATGTCGGGGGAATTCAGAGCTTGTTGGCGCAGAGCCGCAACGGGGATTTTATCGACGCCGCGGCGTTCCTTGATTCGGCCGGTTGTTTGTCTTCAGGACAAGAGCCTGCCCGCGAGTAGGGCGAAGATAGCGAGCGTTGAGCTTCGGACAATGGCGCAAATGACCAATATCAAATGAGGAACCGATGAGATCAACCGCCCTCGCTGTTGCCGCTTTATTTTTAACGCTGAATCAAGGCGGTCTTTATTCGGCCCAAGAAGTGGGCAGAGGATGCTTCCTGGACGATTCCTTGCGTGTCCCCGCCGCGGATCGAAGAGCGCCCGTCATCGCGGTATTCACCGAGTTGTGCGAAGCGGCTGATCTCCCCGTTGATGTCGCTTTGCATTACGATTCTTGGGGATCGGTCATCGGCGCCGCCGCCGGTCAGGATGACGATAATAACGGGCTCATTTATTTCAGCGCAAGCATTTTTGAGTTGGCCGATCATCGCGATGAGTTCGCCCAAATTCTCGCCCATGAACTCGGGCACATTAAACATGAACACGTTGATTTGACCAAAGAGAACGCAGCCGTCAAAAAAGTCGCGGAGGATTGGTGCGACCGGCAACCCGGCAACCAGAATGACGATCATTATTGTTCTTCCGCCATCGAGTTGACGATTCCGGATATTTTCGACAAAAGCCGGGCATTCGAGGAGGCGCCGGAGGCTCTGCAAGAGCGATTGATCGGTTTTGTCGAAGACCAAGAAACCTCGGCGGATGATTATGCCTGCGGCCTGATGATTAAAGCCGGCTATAATCCCCGCCGGGCCGCCCAAGTTTTTATCGCCGCGGGGGATTTCCTTTTTGAATTAACGCGAGGATTGTCCGGCCATCTCAAAGGCGCAGAGGATTACCACCCTGCTTCCGTGGACCGAGGCTGGAGAACTTTCACTTGCGACGGCGGGTCAGCCAGATCATCCGCCGGCAAGTCTAAAGCAAAAAGCAAAAGAAAGGCCAAAGGAAAAAAACGTTAAGGCGCGGTCCGGAAAATTTATCTCTCGCCGAAAATTTTCCAGTCAAACGAGAAGCGCCCGGGTCCCGCTAGAATAAACAATAGCGAGACGCAAAGATAAACCGCCGCCGGTTCATAAGAGCCGCCGGGCCCCTGAGCCACGAACGGATCGTGAAACACCATGGCGTGCATATAAACCGCTACGGCCATGGTGCAGGCCAGGCCGAAGGACGCCAACGGCGTCAACAAACCCAGTGCCCACGCCAATCCGCCCCCGAATTCCGATAACGCGGCCAAGGCTTGGAAAAACCCCGGAATGCTCGCATTGTCGCCCATCCACTCGAACGGGTTTTGAATTTTGCCCCAGCCGTGGTGCATAAACGCCAAGCCCGCCGCCAAGCGAAGAATCAGCAATCCTGCGGACGCTCTCGCGGACAACGACGGCGGTCTGAATAATTGTTTCATGCGTCAACAATAACGCGCTTGGGAGGGCTTGTCAAGCCGTTTGTTTGTTGTCTAATCGGAGCCTAAAATACCGATCTGAGATTGGTTGTCTTCGAAATAATCGAAATCCAAGGCAATCGCCGCTCCTAGAATCACGGCCTTGCCGCGCGATTCTTGGGGCGCGTTGCCGTCAAGGACGACGGCAAAACGATCCGCATCCGTGAACGCTTCCTTAAGGATTCCGCCCCATTTTTTGGTGATGGTCCCCATCGCCTTTTCCGAGGCGTCCAGAAGATCGAATTTCCAAATCCTAAAGAATCCGGCATGGACATGCCCAAGAAGACCGCCGGATTCATTTTTAATATCGTACCTGCGGCTCAACAGCCTGAAACGCCGGTGAACGGCGCCCAGCGCCGTGGCGTTGCCGTCGTCGACATAGGTTGAGGAGAAAAACCAGAACCATGGCCGGCGGATTTTTAAAATAGGTTTTTTTTCGAGATCAAGGACCAGGGCGGTGAAAGGGCGGTGGCCTCTTAAAATAAGCCTCTTTAAAAATTGAAGAACGCCCGAACCCTCCTCAACGATGTAGCCTAATTCACGGCCGTCTTCGGCATGAATCGCGTATTTGTTTTTTGTTTCCCAGCCGACCAAAATTTCGCCCCAATGTTTTTTCTGCTGGATGACCCAAAGTTTACGATCAAGCAAGTCGGACATGTTCGTTCCTTATTCTTTACCCCATGAAAGCGGCGAATGCAAGGGTTGGGTTTAATTCGGGACCGGCTGCTTGCGCATGAAATGAAGCGCGGCGCCCGCGAGGATATAGCAGAGGCCCCCGGCCTTCATGGCTGCGTCAAAGCCCCATCCCATCGCCAGGCAAACGCTTAACACCGAGGCGATGACGGAGCCCGCGCCGTTGATCGCCCAGAACCAGGGCGCATGCGCCGGCCAGCGGGCCAAGGCCAGCTTCATGCCGGTGGGAAACAGCATGCCCATCACAAAGCCCAGGGGGATCAGAAATCCCAGGGCCGCCAGGATTCGCGCGGCCACGCCCATGTGTTCGAAGCTCCGCAGCGCAGCCGGCTGAACGCCGATCGTCAGGGCCACCAGCGTCACAAGAATTATGGCGGGAAGAACGGATATTTTTTTCCAAACCATCGCGCCCAGGCCGCTGGCCAAGAGCAGGGCAAAAAGCACGACCGTGGTGCTGTACACCGGATGCCCCAGAAAAATCACCAGGCGCTGAAGCTGGGCGGTTTCAATGAGGATATAGCCGAACCCGATGGAGGCGAAAAAAACCAAGGGCGGCCAGCCTTCGGAAAAAGAAAGGGGGGTTGTCTTGGACCGAAGCAGAAGCGGCGCCGCAATCAGAGCCGAGCCCAAAAGAACGCTCAAGCCCAGCAGCACCACCAGCATCAAGGCCGCCTCAAAATTAAACGCCTGCTCCACGAAGCGGTCCCGCCAGTTGCCGAACACATCTTTGAGCCTGAGCATTTGGAAAAAATAGGGGCGGTTGTCCGTGGGTGGCGATAAATCCAGCGGCAGGCTTTCGTAATACGCGGGGTTGTCCGCATTGGCCATCATGTCGCGAAACAGCTCGGTTTTCGCGAGTTCCGGCTCCTGCACGATTTCAAATTCCAGTTTTTTGGCCGCTGCGCGCAGATTGCGCAAGTCCTCTTTATCGAACGGCCGCTTGGAAACCAAAATGGTTCCCGCGGGCGGCTGGGTCCGGGTTCCCATGCTTTTAATCACGGCCACATGCGCCTGAGGATTCCTGACGCCCTCTTTTTTAAGCGTGGCCCCGGCCAAAGCCGCGAGCCGCAGCAACTGGGCCGGATACCCGGGTTCATACCATCGGTTGAAGGACAAAATGCCGTCCGGGTTTAACCGGTCCCAGAATATTTTCCACGCTTCCACCGTGTACAAGCTGTTTTCCGCCAAGGTGAAGGCCCCGGCCGATGTCGCGGACCATGTGGCGATGCAGGACGCCTGAATAATGCCGAAGGTTTTTTTTGTTCCGGCCAAAACGCTTCTGGCGTCGTCGTTGATGACGGTGACGCCGGGCATCCGGTCCAGGTGTCCGGTGAAATCTCCGTATTCGCCGTTGACGAATTTCAAAATTTTATCGTTGATTTCCGCGCCGGTGACGGAGGCCTGGCCGAATACCTTGGCGGTCAGGATATCGCGTCCGCCGCCCACGCCGATGACGAACACGTCGGTATTTTTGCGCACGTGATGCGCGATGGCCGTGACATCGTATTTCAGATGCTCCAGGGCCTCCAACCGGCCGTCGTTCTTCGTCATCACCGTGCCGGAAACCCCATCGATATCGATTTCAATTTCGCCGATGGGCTCTTTGGCGCGATAGGCGTTGCTGATGCCCCAGTTATACGGCTGCTCCGTCCATCGAAAGCCCACGACCGCGATCCGGGAAAACGCGTTCCAGGCTTCCTCCATGGGTTGGGAATGCCTGTTTTTAACCCATTCCACCCTCACCGGACGGTAAAACAAATTGCCCATCATGACCAGCGTCAGCAGAAAAAACGCGGTCGCCGAGCGCCGGTAATGAAGTCGGCTGCCCGCGGCTTTAGCGAAGCAAATGCCCGCCGCAGCGGCCAAGGCTCCGGCTAAAAAAACAGCGGTGGGCCCGTCCAAATTATTGAGCACGGGAAAAACCAGAAACGCGCCCAAGGCCGCGCCCGCTAAATCCGCGCCGTAGAGCGTATTGAGTTTGCCTGGAAAACGCGTCAGGCAAAGGCAGATGATGATGCCGCTGATGAAAAACGGGGCCGCGATGGCCAGATAAATGAGCAAGGTGGAGAAAATGCCCACCCCGCTTAAGCGCGGGTGGAAGGGAATGGACAGGTAAGTCAGAAGCGCCAGGTCAACGGCCAGGCCCATCACCATGGCCAAGCCGGCCATGCGCTTGGACAGATTCGCTTCCTGGAAATGATGGCCCCATAAAAATACCGCGATCGCGCCCGCGGTCAGCCCGAACATGGTGACCGAGATCGCGAAAAAGGCGAAGTAGTACCAGGTTGAAACGCTGAACAGCCGGGTCCAAAGAATTTCGAGCATCAATGTGCTCAGGCTGGTGAGGAACAGGCCGCAATACAGATGGGGAAATTTCAAAGTGGCTTGACTATATAAAATCCGATTTTAACCGGACTTTTTGCGGCCTGATTTAGCGCGGCGCTCTAACCAGGCGAAAGCCCGTGTCGTTGCCTTTGTAGCCGGGCTCGCTTTCGAGGCGGCCGGCCGAGCGCAGGGAGCCGGCCGGCGTGTTCCAGGCGCCGCCGCGGATCACCCGCGTGCGTCCGGCGGCGGGGCCCGTGGGATCGGCGGCGACGGCTTCAAAATCCGTCAAGCCGTAATTGGCGTCATAAAAATCCTGGGTCCATTCCCAAACATGGCCGTGCATGCCGTAGAGGCGAAAGGGGTTGGCTCTTTTGGAGATGACGGAGTGGGTCCGGCCCCCGGCATTGTATTCATGCCAGGCGTGGCGGTCGAGCAAATCGGTTTCGTTGAACCCGAACGAATAGGGAAAATGCGCGGGCCGCTGGGCGCGCGCCGCGTATTCCCACTCGGCTTCGGTGGGCAGCCGGTAGGTGTATCGGCTTTGGCTGTTGTTGAGCGCGTTGATGAATTCCTGCGCTTCATCCCAGGAAACCGTTTCCACGGGCTGATGCGCGCATAAAGCGACGCCGTACAAGGCCCTGAAGCCGCCGCTATCGCAATCATTTCTTTGCCTGAACCCTGAGGGATTTTTCCCCGTGGCCAGGAAATATTGAATCTGCGTCACTTCCGTGGCCTGCATCTCAAAATCCGCGCTGAGCCGGACCGGATGCCGGGTTTCATTGGGCCCCCGGCCTTCTTCGTTGGCCGGGCTGCCCATTTGAAATTCTCCGGCCGGAATCCGGATGAATCGCGCGGCCAGGCCCACTTTTTTTCTGTTTAAGGCGTCGGCCGGGTTCGGGACATTCGTTTGACCGGCCTGAGGCCGGACGCTGCGGCTTTTGGCAGCCGCCGGTTCAAAAGCCTTTTGCGCTTGCCCGGCGGCTGAATCCGGACTTTTGGCGTCGCTCGCCCCGGCCAAAGCGCCGAATATCAGCGCCGCTGAAATGACGGTTAAACCGGTTATTTTCATGACAACGGTTATTTTACCAACTCCCCGCGCCGGGAACAGGAACCCATCCGATCATTGACCATTCCCACGGCCTGGATTTTGGCCCGGTTCCTTCGTTAGAGTTTTTTCCATGGGAAAAGCCTTGATGCCAGGGCAAGCCGAACATGATTCTTTTGGCCCCTGCTTGTACCCGTTTCTTAAATAAAAATCCTTGGCCGTGATGGTAGATTCAAGCTTGATGGTTTTTATGCCTTTTGTTTTGGCTTCGGTTTCCATGAATTGAAGAATCGCCTTGCCCAGCCCTTTGCCCAAAGCCTCCGGGGACACATAACAGAGCTTGATCCAGCCGTCATGTTTTAACAGACCCACCCCGTGAATTTTTCCGTCCAGCAAGCCCGTGACCACGGTTTTATCGCTATCGCCCTCCCATTTGCGGAAATTTTCAGGCGTTTTATTCTCGACCCATGCGCTCAAATCCACCCCGGGATAGTCCTTGGCGCAGATTTCCAAAATGGATCGCCGGTTCACCCGCGCCAAATCCGCAGCATCCTTAGGCGAAGCCACCCGAACTTCAACCGCCATGGCTCTATTTTAACCGGCCCGGACCAAAAACAACCATTGCAATAACCGCGGTCAAGACTAATACTTGGAGTATGCGATCCGCCAATCCCGCGCTCAGCGACAAAACCTTCACCGGCTTTGAAACGGTGCAGCGAACCGATGTCATGACCGTGGACGGATGCGTCAATAAAACCGCGGTGCTTCTGGGGCTAGTTTCGATTTCCGCGGTTTACACCTGGAATATTTACACCGACACCAAAAGTTTGGCCGCCGTCACTCCCTATCTGTGGACCGGCGCGATCGGGGGCTTTGTCATGGCCCTCATCACCATCTTCAATCAACGCTTGGCCGGCATCACCTCCCCGATCTACGCTTTGCTGGAAGGCTTGGTCCTGGGGGGAATTTCCGCGGTCACCGAAGCCCGGTTCCCCGGCATCGTTATGCAAGCCGTGTGCCTGACCTTCGGCACTTTGTTTTGCCTGCTGATGGCTTATAAATCCGGGCTAATCAAGGCCACGGAGAATTTCAAGCTGGGCATTGTCGCGGCCACGGGCGCCGTGGCCCTGGTTTATCTGGCCGGATTTATCTTGGGTTTTTTCGGCATCGAAATCCCTTATATCCACGGCAGCGGAATCATCGGCATTGGATTCAGCCTTTTCGTGGTGGCCATCGCCGCGCTGAATCTGGTGCTTGATTTCGATTTCATCGAGAAGGGGGCGGAATCCGGGGCGCCCAAATACATGGAATGGTACGGCGCCTTCGGCCTGATGGTAACTCTTGTTTGGCTTTATTTGGAAATCCTGCGCCTGCTGGCTAAATCCCGCAGCCGTAAATGAAAGACCCCTCCGGAACCTATATCCTGAAAGTTCTTTTTATTTTTATTCTGCCGGTCGTGTGTCTGATCAGCGCGTTCCGGTGATCTTTTGTTTATAACTCCCTGACACCCATCGTTCGCGCCATTTCCGCTCGATCAATTTAAACCAAGCGGGATAAACGAATTGATGCCGGAAGGGTTTGATCAAATGTTAGACCCTGTGGGCTGATGAGGTAAAATATCCCCGTGATGGGAAAAATGCCGGACGTTAAAATGGACGCCGCCAACCTTTGGCGCGAGGAGACGTTTTCCGACCGCGCCGCGGGGACCATCCGCCGCTTAACCCCGGTCAAGGCCGACGGCTCCCCTGACCCCACCCGCAAAACCGTTTTTATCGGAGAGGCGGCCTTGTTGACCCCGGCCGGATCCCTGCCTTTGACCTTTGAGATTCCGGCCAATGATCTCGCCGTCGCCGTGGCCGCCTATGGCGAGGCTCTGCAAAAAGGATTCGCCGAGGCCATGAAGGAGCTCCAGGAAATGCGCCGCCGCGCCGCTTCCCAAATCGTCATCCCCAAAACCGGCGCCACTTCCGACCTGCTGGGCGCGGGGCCCTTGCCCAACAAACCCGGCAAACTCCACCTTTCGTAAACTTTCGCCACCGGCGCCCTCAGCGACCCGGCCCAAGTCCTGAAGAAAACCGGCGATTAACACGATAACCGCCGGAAGCAAAAACATGAACCCCGTGGCAGGATAACCCAGTAGCTGCTATACTAAAAGAGTGGAAGTACAGAAGTAGGGAATAGAGGTTAAATATGTCTAATTTGCTAGTAGCGCCAATTACTAAAAAGGGGCAGGTGACGCTGCCCAAAGCTATTCGGACCGTGCTTCGACTCAATAAGGGGCCAGACATGGTGGCTTTTCATATTGAAAAAAATGGCAAGGTTCGCATTGTGGGGGTCGAGGTCAAAGAGAAAAAGACCTCTCCCTACACCGCTTCGGAATGGGCCAAAATTGAAAAGCTGACCGCTCAAAAGGGAAAATCCTTTCAATCAGCCAAAGCCGCCAGAGAACACCTCAAGAACCTTTAATAGAATCCCTTCGTGCGCATCGAATATAAGCCTGCCTTCGGCCGGTCTCTTAAGACTCTTGATTTCCAAGAACGAGAGCGAGCCAAAAGTACCACGGGAAAAGTTATTGATTTTTATACCACCGGCGAGAAGACTCCTGGCTTGGGATTGGTCCATTTGCGAGGAGATTTTTGGGAAGCTAGGGCTGGGATTAAGACGAGGATTCTTTATCGCTGGAGGACTGATTTAATTGAGTTTGTTCTGGCCGGCAACCATGACGACGTCCGACGTTTTCTTAAGCGACTTTAACATCGAATAGAATTATTCTGAAGTTGCAATACCCCCGGCGTGTTAAAATCTTTCCCGTCAAAAAAATTTCCTTTTGCCCGCCCTCTTGCTCCTTTTATCCATGAGCAGGGCCAATAGCCAAATCTTTCCCGCCACCCTAGCCGCCGGTCAATGGCCCGTCAATGCCTGGGGCGTGGCCTCCATTACCAGAGATCAGCCCGTGACCCGGACAAAGACCTGACCATCGTGCGTTTTGACAAGCCCGTTGAGGGCATGGTTTCCGTTCCCCCCGGCGGCCCAGGACCCCAAACCCGGCGATCCGGTCAGGGCCGGGGGATTTTTGGAGGGAATTTCAGCCAATGTTTCCTGGGGCGCCGACGAAAAAATCGTCATTAAAAACATCAAGCCCAAACCGGAAGCGAAAACATGAGCCCCTGGAAGCCATTAGGTATAACTGTTATACTATTGGTAGATGGAACGCTTCGAGTTCGACCCCAAAAAAAGTTAGCTTAATAAGGAACGCCACGGGGTCGATCTTAAGTGGGCCCAAGGGCTGTGGGATGTCACGCACGTTATGATCCCGGCCAAGAACGTTATCGGCGAGAGCCGCTTCTTGATCCTCGCTAAGGTGGGCGGCAAGTGTTATGCCGCCATCTTTACAAGAAGGGTTGAAGCGATCAGGCTGATCAGTTGCCATAGGGCGGATCGCCGACTGGAGAGAATTTATGAAAACAAAGTCCACGGCCAGGAAGACTAAGAAGAGGATTGCCGCTGCGGAATTTGACGAGAAATTTGGCCGCGGGGAGGATGTCTCTAAATTTTTGGATTTGAAAGAGGCCACGGTCGTCCAACGGGTCAACGTCGATTTTCCCGCTTGGATGGTCGACATGCTGGATCGCGAGGCCGTCAAACTCAATGTTTCCCGCCAGGCGATCATCAAAATGTGGATCAGAGAGCGGCTGGACCCTGCTCGTCACATTACGCTTTAAGGATCCGAGCGAATCAGCTAACGCCCCCGTCTTCGTCAAATTTTAATATTGCAAATACAATGCATATGCACTATCCTAATACTAAGAACAGATGAAAAACCTCGAAGAATTCGTGCGCGAATCCGGCGGCCGCGCCAAGGCCGCGATCGCCATCGGCATCGCGGAAACGACCCTTTGGCGCTGGCTTGAGAACAGGGCCAAGCCGCGGGGCCTGGCGCGGCGGCGTTTGAGTGAGCTCGGCATTAAATTCGATCAACCGGCCGGCATTAATAAAATCGCGCAGGTGCTCCGGATTAGGCCGGCGGCTGAAGCTTTTGAAAAGAGCGATCAGGAGATGTTATTGGGAATGCTATCTATGCCTCCCGGCAAGCGCGTCGCCGACGTTGATGCCTTGCGGGTTCGCTTATGGGGCCTTGGGCACGCCGCGAGCCAATCACGAAGAATTGAGAAAGTAGCCCGAATCCTACGGAGGTCTGATGCCCAAAACCGAGCGGAATGATTTCGCCGATCTGGTGGCTGCTCTCAATAAAAACAAAGCGGAGTTCGTGATTGTCGGGGCGCATGCCGTGGCGTTTCACGGGTACGTGCGCGGCACAAAAGACTTTGACATCCTGATTCGGCACACGCCGGAGAACGTCCCAAGGGTGGTGGCCGCGCTTAAAGATTTTGGGTTCGGTTCCCTGGGTCTTAAAGAGGCCGACTTCACTCCGGAGTACGTCGTCCAACTGGGGGTTCCTCCCAACCGGGTTGATTTGATGTGCAAAATCACGGCGGTTGACACGGAAGCCGTTTGGCGGACGCGTGTTCGGGGGCAATACGAAAGCCATCCGGCGCCGTATATTTCCCTCGAATGTTTGCTTGTGAACAAAAAAGCCGTCAACCGCGAGCAAGACCGGCTTGACGTGCATAAGCTGCAGGAACAGGCGCGTCTCGCCCGGCGGCGTAAAGGCCGCGAGGGTGATCTCCCTGAAAAAAAACGGCGATGAACGCGATAACCGCCGGAAGCAGTGTCCTTCTGCGGTTGCATTGGTTCGTAAGAGGATGTTGATACAATAAACACGCTCATGGGCAAGCGAACAGTTTCTCAAAAGACAGGCCGCCCGGAACCGAGGCGTCACCATCTCCTTGACGGCCTTAGATGATCTGGTAACCTTAAAGAAGCTGGCCGCAAGGCCTGTGGACAAGGCGGATATAGAGGTTTTAAAACGGTTGTCTTGCAGGAAAAGCAAAGAATGAAAAAGCAGCCTCCGAAATTTTTTCTTTATGATATTCAAGATGAGGATTTAAAAGCCGGCCTTTGCGCCACCCCGGAACAGGTTCTGATTTGGCTCACCAGAGCCAATCGCCTTGTCTGGACAACCGGCACCAAAAAAATACGCCGCCAAACCAAAAAATATTTGCATTAAAAGCCAGAGGGGTTAAGCTCTTGCAAAAATCGTCACCGCCGTCAGCGAACCGGCCCAACTCCTGAAAAAAAACGGCGAGCGATTTTTTTCGTTTCATTTTCTTGAATTAATACGAAAATCGCCGGAATCTTTCTATAATCACCGTCAACGATTCCCTTCGTGGCGGTATTAATCCTCGCCGGGGAAAAGACGAAATAGCCATGAGAAAATCGATTCACGTTGTTATTGTTTTTGCTGTGTGTTTTTTGACTTTCTCGTTTTCAGGCTATTCCTCAATTCGTCGTTTGTTTGGCGTTGATCGAGAGCTGTCCGAGGAGAAGGATGAAGAAGATGTTGAACCCATTGGGCTTAGCCGCGCGAGCGAATATCCTCGCGATCCAACTGAGAAAAGCGTGCCACAGAAAAATTTATCTCAAAAGCAGGATAGTCGTATCCCAAGGTTTTTAGGAAATCGTTTGTCTAGCAAAATCGATAATTGAGAAAAGAGTAAGGTCCGTGAAGAACACGAAAAAAGATTCATTGGTAGGCCAGTAAATAGGAGAAAAGTTCAGATGCGATCCGGAGATGGCAATTCAAGAGTTGTGGTTAATTTTATTGATGAAGCTGGAATTCAATGGCTGATTGAAGTTTTGACTGAGTACCGGGCGTATCTAGAAGGTGAGAAACGAAAAATTCGGAATCGATTTGGTTACAAGGTTCAATTAGACAAGGAATTGTTGGATGAGATTGGGTATGTTGATTGGTGCATAAAACATGCTCAGCAAGAAAGACCATTGGCCTATGGTGGGGAAGCTCTTGGAATAATCAGATCAACCTATGAGTTCAAATTCAAGAATTTGAATGAAGAGATTGCAGATTTGGAGGAAAAGGGCGCTACGGAGGAAATGCTGGGACCCTATCGAAGAGAAGTTCGTGATATTTTAGATAGCGGTATTTATAAGAATGTGCCAAGTCGCGAACCCTACAAAAGCGACTTAACATTCAATGAAGAATTGATAGCGGCGGCTCAATCGTCTTTATTGAGTCCGTTGACCGTTCTTACTAATGGGAAAAAATTGGCAAAAACACCTCCTTCAGATGCTTTGAAAATTATGATTAGCTCAACGGTAAAAGACTTGTCTCCCGAACGTGATGCCCTTGATGCTGTAATTGAAAGTATGAATTTTATTCGATTGCGTTCGGAAAAAATGGCTCCCGAAGCAAGTCCTTCTAAGGGAGTATGCCGGAAGATGGCAGAAGAATGCGACATCCTATGTTTGATCATTGGCGAACGATACGGTTTTAAGGTGGCTGGAACAAATGTTTCTGTCACGGAATTTGAATTTCAGATTGCCAAGAAACATGATCCAAAAAAAATATTAGTTTTTGTAAAAAAGTTGTCATCCGGTGAGAGAGAAAAAGAAGCCGAGGATTTTTTGAGTCGAGTCGGCGATTTCGAAAACGGATACTTTTATGGGCAGCGTTTTGCCACCGTTGAACAGCTAATTGAACTAGCTTCTAGCGCGATTACTAGATGGGTTAGTGAACGGGCGCGTCTCGGTACTCACCGTCTGGGCGTCGCAGTTGCAAACAAAGTTGAAGACTGAATAAGAGCGGTCTCCTTCCCGCCAGTTTTTAGATGTGCCCTGAACGATACCTTATAATTATTAAGTTGATCATCTTATACCAACGGAGGCAGTCGAACTATGAATCCAGATGAAATAGCAAGAAGTTACTCACTCCTTAGCTCTTTGAAAAATAATATTCCTAATGCGTTCGAGGTTGAGGAGCGATGGGTCAGTCAGTACAATGCAGCTATTGAAAAGATAGAAAAGGTGATAGGGGCTGATTTATCCGAATTCAAGATACTGTCGAGTGATTTGTACAGATCCGTTTCTTCAAGTAGTTTTAATGGTGACGTTAGCTATAGCCCAGGGTTGTGGTGTGAAAAAAGCGTCTTGATGCATAAGCTAGATGCAATTTTGACATATTTTTCATTTCACCAAACATCTCAAAAAAGACAAATTGGATTTGATTTGCCTTAATCTTTTTAATTCACTTTTCCAAAACTAGACAAATCCTGGTAGTTGATGGTATAATGGAACCACAATAGGTTGTGGTTTTGGGGGTTCTCCGACGGAGAACGGCTACAACCATCTGTAGGGGAGGGGGGCCTGGGTCCCACAAAATATTGGGTCTTGACAAAATCAGGAACTCACCCTATACTTAAACTGTGCTAGATATAGTGGTTCAAAAACGATGAGATGTCCATATTGTAGTGGTCCTGACAGCAAGGTTATTGATTCTAGGGCCGGGGAAGAAAACAAGGTTATCCGGCGCCGTCGGGAGTGTTTTGTCTGCAGGAAGCGGTTTTCGACTTATGAGCGGCTGGAGCCCTTGCCGTTGATGGTCATTAAGTCCAACGGCACCCGGGAGCCCTTTGATACCACGAAATTGCGCGAGGGCCTGATCAAGGCCTGCGAAAAGCGCCCGATTTCCATTGATACCATCGAGAAAATCGTCGCTGAGGTGGAATACGCCATCTCCAATTATGTGATGGAAGTGCCGAGCAAGATTATCGGGGAGATGGTTCTGGAGAAATTAGAGAAACTCGACCCGGTATCGTATCTTAGGTTCGCCTCGGTGCACAAAGGTTTTAAGTCCGTGGATGACTTCATTGAGCTGGCCACGTTGTTGAGAAGCCGGTCTGATGGGAGGCCTTCCGATGCCGAGAAGAAGGCGCATCCCGAGCGTTCCCCGTCGCGGCGGGGGCGCCAGGCTGTTC
This genomic window from Elusimicrobiota bacterium contains:
- the nrdR gene encoding transcriptional repressor NrdR, with protein sequence MRCPYCSGPDSKVIDSRAGEENKVIRRRRECFVCRKRFSTYERLEPLPLMVIKSNGTREPFDTTKLREGLIKACEKRPISIDTIEKIVAEVEYAISNYVMEVPSKIIGEMVLEKLEKLDPVSYLRFASVHKGFKSVDDFIELATLLRSRSDGRPSDAEKKAHPERSPSRRGRQAVPDHAAGESALEEANGAQGQVPEAPAPAPATGAGAAGENIQAETGGGDANRVERGKRRGEREE